One Podarcis raffonei isolate rPodRaf1 chromosome 3, rPodRaf1.pri, whole genome shotgun sequence genomic region harbors:
- the LOC128410098 gene encoding glutathione S-transferase-like isoform X3, translating into MVEMDGMKMVQTRAILSYIAAKHNLYGKDMKERALYLRTCRIHSRIDMYVEGTTDLMGMIMTLPFQPPENKEKQTSLIFERATTRYFPVYEKVLKDHGQDFLVGGKFSWADVHLLEAILMVEEMKPDVLSAFPLLQDFKARVSNISTIKKFLEPGSQRKFELDDKALQEIRKIFNI; encoded by the exons ATGGTGGAAATGGATGGGATGAAGATGGTGCAGACACGAGCTATTCTCAGCTACATTGCAGCAAAGCACAACCTCTACGGGAAGGACATGAAGGAGAGAGCACTGTACTTACGAACATGTAGAATTCACTCTAG GATTGACATGTACGTGGAAGGAACAACTGATCTGATGGGGATGATAATGACACTCCCTTTCCAGCCCCctgagaacaaagaaaagcagacCAGCCTAATTTTTGAGAGGGCCACAACCAGATACTTCCCAGTTTATGAAAAG GTTTTAAAAGATCATGGACAAGATTTCCTTGTTGGTGGGAAGTTCAGCTGGGCAGATGTCCATCTGCTTGAAGCTATTCTGATGGTCGAAGAGATGAAGCCTGATGTTCTTTCTGCCTTTCCTCTACTGCAA GACTTCAAGGCAAGGGTAAGCAACATCTCCACAATTAAGAAATTCTTGGAGCCAGGCAGCCAGAGGAAATTTGAATTAGACGACAAGGCTCTTCAAGAGATCAGGAAGATTTTCAACATCTGA
- the LOC128410098 gene encoding glutathione S-transferase-like isoform X5, whose product MYVEGTTDLMGMIMTLPFQPPENKEKQTSLIFERATTRYFPVYEKVLKDHGQDFLVGGKFSWADVHLLEAILMVEEMKPDVLSAFPLLQDFKARVSNISTIKKFLEPGSQRKFELDDKALQEIRKIFNI is encoded by the exons ATGTACGTGGAAGGAACAACTGATCTGATGGGGATGATAATGACACTCCCTTTCCAGCCCCctgagaacaaagaaaagcagacCAGCCTAATTTTTGAGAGGGCCACAACCAGATACTTCCCAGTTTATGAAAAG GTTTTAAAAGATCATGGACAAGATTTCCTTGTTGGTGGGAAGTTCAGCTGGGCAGATGTCCATCTGCTTGAAGCTATTCTGATGGTCGAAGAGATGAAGCCTGATGTTCTTTCTGCCTTTCCTCTACTGCAA GACTTCAAGGCAAGGGTAAGCAACATCTCCACAATTAAGAAATTCTTGGAGCCAGGCAGCCAGAGGAAATTTGAATTAGACGACAAGGCTCTTCAAGAGATCAGGAAGATTTTCAACATCTGA